A genomic stretch from Fusarium musae strain F31 chromosome 9, whole genome shotgun sequence includes:
- a CDS encoding hypothetical protein (EggNog:ENOG41) — protein sequence MGWNYCLQWLFILPLEIIAGAFTIGYWNPDLTKSIFVAIFLSAIVIINLFGVKTYGEAEFIFSLIKITAIVGFILLAIVINVGGEPESGYIGGMYWRNPGPFNNGFKGFCSVLVTSAFSFTGTELIGLAAAETANPRKSLPTAIKQVFWRITIFYIVALLLVGLLVPSDDKRLVGGDNVADATASPCQFPRFHL from the exons ATGGGTTGGAA TTACTGCTTGCAATGGTTGTTCATTTTGCCGTTGGAAATCATCGCTGGGGCGTTTACGATAGGATACTGGAACCCGGATCTGACAAAGTCCATATTCGTGGCCATATTTCTCTCCGCTATTGTCATCATTAATCTTTTTGGTGTCAAGACGTATGGCGAGGCCGAGTTTATCTTTTCTCTCATCAAGATCACCGCAATCGTCGGCTTCAT ATTACTCGCCATCGTCATAAATGTCGGCGGGGAGCCCGAGAGCGGCTACATCGGCGGCATGTACTGGCGTAATCCAGGCCCCTTCAACAACGGCTTCAAGGGCTTCTGCAGCGTCCTCGTTACATCCGCATTCTCCTTCACAGGCACAGAACTCATCGGTCTCGCCGCTGCTGAGACAGCTAACCCGCGGAAATCATTACCGACAGCTATTAAACAGGTTTTCTGGCGTATCACGATATTCTACATTGTTGCGCTACTGCTAGTTGGGCTTTTGGTGCCATCTGACGATAAACGACTTGTCGGCGGTGATAATGTCGCTGATGCGACCGCGAGCCC ATGTCAGTTTCCACGATTCCATCTTTAA
- a CDS encoding hypothetical protein (EggNog:ENOG41) — MASPSADVLGYEKSIFDAGLHFARPAFTFQTSQWEPLAKETLSATSWGYIHGNCGSGSTYKNNLTAFSRWSIVPNRLVPSHKDENGNEQFSDTSTTVLGQKLPFPLAIAQIGVQKIFNPEGEAATARAAASLGVPYTLSTASSTSIEDVAAANGKDAPRWFQLYWPSREHDDITISMLNRAKASGYTALFVTLDTYVLGWRPSDLDNGYNPFIHPDHIGVEIGLTDPVFQKKFKEKHGYDITDAASGVYQAAQGGSAGASLGDAAREWAKIVFPGHSHSWEDVEFLKKHWDGPIVLKGIQSFHDAKKCVEVGVQGIVVSNHGGRQQDGGASSLGMLPRIVDAVGDKLDIFFDSGIRCGADIMKAIALGAKCVLVGRPYAYGLALGGEDGVRHVLRALCGDLTMNMHLAGLRDIGEVNRDILVKESDLV, encoded by the coding sequence ATGGCTTCTCCAAGCGCTGACGTTCTCGGTTACGAGAAATCTATCTTTGACGCTGGTCTTCACTTTGCTCGTCCGGCGTTTACTTTCCAAACCTCGCAATGGGAGCCTTTGGCGAAGGAGACACTCTCGGCAACTTCTTGGGGCTATATCCACGGAAATTGCGGTAGTGGCTCAACGTACAAAAACAACTTGACTGCTTTCTCCCGCTGGTCCATCGTTCCGAATCGCCTCGTGCCAAGTCAcaaagatgagaatggcaatgAGCAGTTCTCTGATACTTCTACTACAGTTCTTGGCCAGAAGCTTCCCTTCCCACTGGCTATTGCACAAATTGGAGTTCAGAAGATCTTCAACCCTGAGGGTGAAGCCGCTACTGCCCGAGCCGCTGCATCTCTTGGAGTCCCGTACACGCTAAGCACAGCTTCAAGCACCAGTATTGAAGATGTTGCAGCAGCGAATGGAAAGGATGCACCTCGATGGTTTCAGCTCTATTGGCCAAGCCGCGAACACGACGACATCACTATCTCAATGCTCAACCGCGCCAAAGCATCCGGCTACACGGCTCTCTTCGTCACTCTTGACACATACGTCCTTGGCTGGCGTCCCAGCGATTTAGACAACGGCTACAACCCCTTCATCCACCCAGACCACATCGGGGTCGAGATTGGTCTGACAGATCCTGTTTTCCAAAAGAAGTTCAAGGAGAAACACGGCTATGATATCACCGATGCAGCGAGTGGAGTCTATCAGGCGGCTCAGGGCGGATCCGCAGGGGCTAGTCTCGGTGACGCGGCAAGAGAGTGGGCCAAGATCGTATTCCCAGGCCATTCCCATTCCTGGGAGGACGTTGAATTTCTCAAGAAGCACTGGGACGGGCCCATTGTTCTCAAGGGAATACAGAGTTTTCACGATGCCAAGAAGTGCGTTGAAGTCGGTGTTCAGGGAATTGTAGTGAGCAACCATGGTGGACGTCAACAAGATGGTGGAGCGAGCAGTCTGGGTATGCTGCCACGAATCGTTGATGCTGTTGGGGATAAGCTTGATATTTTCTTTGATAGTGGTATCAGATGCGGTGCTGATATCATGAAGGCTATTGCTCTGGGAGCGAAGTGTGTTCTTGTTGGAAGGCCTTATGCTTATGGTTTGGCGCTGGGTGGTGAGGATGGTGTGAGGCATGTTCTGAGAGCGCTGTGTGGTGATTTGACCATGAACATGCATTTGGCTGGACTGAGGGATATTGGTGAGGTAAATCGGGATATCTTGGTAAAGGAGAGTGATCTTGTGTAA
- a CDS encoding hypothetical protein (EggNog:ENOG41): MSRLAGWFRSGTATPATEANSDAGSITTKDTMAREMEDIDDAMASCGLIMNDDIDGAWEKLQTGDSSFHQLGLAVTIFMRSVLGFEKAVMTETTTKLDECEAKAWADYKKAQKHGKARAGSKLYPPGTEFELVRAETQLMGAVVGVLHESLIDAMKSFLKLRKAFMTLDAIIEAEAKTLKDMPQSTSEASLSAKPVTELNKSMEKLDIDSASGTQTPATGDSSSSSTTEDEKIDEGAPLREARSKPTESDSVLLENPLDIFVHSGANMCFGMILLMLTLVPPAFTRLLSVVGFRGDRERGVRMLWRSTAYANVNGAIAGLVLLSYYNALLGAVDILPDAKDFDEGAEIVGPPREKCEKLLASMRSRYPDSRLWLIEEARLHSNERDVPKAVEVLTTGGESKMKQVTALNNFELSLNSMAIQDWPLMRDSFLRCLELNDWSHALYYYMAGIASVELYRDAVAAGDKDEARRQKAKAEEYLRKAPGVAGKKRFMARQLPFEVFVQRKIQKWEDRAKSFGVDLADAIGPSPALEMSYMWNTIKRMGPAELDKAVGDMSWDRCTAKTEVADKIKAEVDEMGAWALINASLFRNQKKFAEARELLETHVFKFDRFAFKGPTKDDYVLAAAVYEKGAIAWSECCNPPEGTPDGIAAYRREKYDECVKQMDVAKVWETFVLDTRIGMRVQSGIETLSWFAKKMGYK; the protein is encoded by the exons ATGAGTCGTTTAGCGGGTTGGTTCCGGTCTGGAACCGCGACGCCAGCTACTGAGGCCAACAGCGATGCTGGCTCaatcaccaccaaagacacCATGGCCCGAGAAATGGAGGACATTGACGACGCAATGGCATCGTGCGGCCTCATCATGAACGACGATATCGACGGAGCTTGGGAGAAGCTTCAGACGGGAGACTCGTCCTTTCACCAGCTTGGTTTGGCAGTCACCATCTTCATGCGCTCCGTGCTGGGCTTTGAAAAAGCCGTCATGACcgagaccaccaccaagctcGATGAATGTGAAGCAAAAGCTTGGGCGGATTACAAAAAGGCTCAGAAGCATGGCAAGGCTCGTGCGGGGAGTAAGTTGTATCCTCCCGGTACAGAATTCGAGCTCGTTCGTGCGGAGACGCAGCTCATGGGCGCTgtggttggtgttttgcaTGAGAGTCTCATTGATGCTATGAAGAGTTTTCTTAAGCTTCGCAAGGCTTTCATGACGCTTGATGCGAttattgaggctgaggcgaAGACGCTCAAGGATATGCCTCAGTCAACTTCAGAGGCATCGCTCTCCGCTAAGCCTGTTACGGAATTGAATAAGAGcatggagaagcttgataTTGACTCGGCTTCTGGCACACAGACTCCTGCGACTGGAGACTCTTCAAGCTCGTCGACCaccgaggatgagaagatcgaTGAAGGTGCACCGCTGCGTGAGGCTCGATCGAAGCCTACCGAGTCCGactctgttcttcttgaaaaCCCTCTGGACATCTTTGTTCACTCCGGGGCTAACATGTGTTTTGGTATGATTCTTCTCATGTTGACCCTGGTTCCTCCCGCTTTCACTCGTCTCCTTTCCGTTGTTGGCTTCCGTGGTGATCGTGAGCGTGGCGTTCGCATGCTCTGGCGCTCCACCGCTTACGCCAATGTCAACGGCGCCATCGCCGGTCTTGTCCTGCTGTCTTACTACAATGCTCTCCTGGGCGCAGTCGACATCCTCCCCGATGCAAAAGACTTCGACGAGGGTGCTGAGATTGTCGGGCCTCCACGAGAAAAATGCGAGAAACTTCTTGCATCGATGCGCTCTCGATACCCCGACTCGCGACTCTGGCTCATTGAAGAGGCGCGTCTGCACAGCAATGAGCGTGACGTCCCCAAAGCCGTTGAAGTCCTCACCACCGGCGGCGAGTCCAAGATGAAGCAGGTCACCGCCCTCAATAACTTTGAGCTCTCCCTCAATTCGATGGCCATCCAGGACTGGCCCCTTATGCGCGACTCCTTCCTGCGATGCCTCGAGCTTAACGACTGGAGTCACGCACTGTACTACTACATGGCAGGCATCGCATCCGTCGAACTCTACCGCGACGCCGTAGCCGCGGGAGACAAGGATGAGGCGCGCCGCCAAAAAGCTAAAGCGGAAGAATACCTGCGCAAGGCGCCAGGCGTAGCGGGTAAGAAGCGCTTCATGGCGCGCCAGCTGCCGTTCGAGGTGTTTGTCCAGCGCAAGATACAGAAGTGGGAGGACCGCGCTAAGAGCTTTGGCGTCGATCTCGCTGATGCGATTGGGCCCAGTCCCGCGTTGGAGATGAGTTACATGTGGAACACCATCAAGCGCATGGGACCCGCTGAACTGGACAAGGCAGTTGGGGACATGAGTTGGGACAGATGCACTGCTAAGACGGAGGTTGCGGAtaagatcaaggctgaggttgatgagatgggagCCTGGGCGCTCATCAACGCCTCGTTGTTCCGCAATCAGAAGAAGTTTGCCGAGGCGAGAGAGTTATTGGAGACGCATGTCTTTAAGTTTGACCG TTTCGCATTTAAGGGTCCGACAAAGGATGACTACGTCCTCGCGGCAGCAGTGTACGAAAAAGGCGCCATCGCATGGTCAGAGTGTTGCAATCCTCCCGAAGGCACACCGGATGGGATTGCAGCGTATAGAAGAGAAAAATACGACGAGTGTGTGAAGCAAATGGATGTCGCCAAGGTATGGGAGACCTTTGTGCTGGACACTAGAATTGGCATGAGAGTGCAGAGCGGCATTGAGACGCTGAGCTGGTTCgcgaagaagatgggatATAAATAG
- a CDS encoding hypothetical protein (EggNog:ENOG41) → MDFDSADIPPIPTRAHNHHAHSRRRSLQGPSSSKRNSGLPPASPEVISNLITSLSVISRPATNHFEASPTSLSLPASPGNGSFGVDYGAFHQPSLDDLRQDPVSLDELAALPPVIRTSKPPSGYSPLTATKSPRSPRSPSREGSGGLRSFIRNSTSRPSSKGSSAASKNDDAQSIGNLSIERRGASTPELNHKQSHDSWGRKTSTRSQKGLMYMSSKERLREKEAERKRVSGGVSASSSGALPGESVHSGGRSDPFFAETAIREESHYELPIERPMNSPCAIPARNSSLAKTGPQKRSSARRSRREDGTTNDVIPEGEEHRTRDRESSRRKQSHSGHVQSRSSTRSPVYGLKDASPSKSTSVAGRSFLDVNDGFSDEEDEGAPFPAVAQGRKRDQSNDRNDRRRSGRQSPAPNEAVKVKRSSSRLKRLSAPLNHKIDERARDSPSPQPVQNHAPAGYERPQSADSVDDAVESYLCSPRLSQKIRHPQTGRVISFSEVGDSEGSAVFCCVGMGLTRYITAFYDELALTLKLRLITPDRPGVGDSEPYSDGTATPLSWPDDVYAICQTLKITKFSILAHSAGAIYALATALRMPQHIRGRIHLLAPWIPPSQMNVFGTSQTLPPTNAIPTSQRILRALPTPILKAANSSFMTATSSSITSSLPKTPRRGKRRNNGGRDSTASSRNVTPSLDKENVYNKSPGHGDTELEPPNASENMDRMSIPQGTRGDSDIIAAAADAMADKERQMTYDLRLTHAIWELATTGANPAVDLLVCLERRHTIGFRYVDITRPVVIHHGSRDTRVPVDNVKWLGKTMRRCEVRVLEGEGHGLMASASVMGSVLMEMSKEWEDWMKVTGADGRKDRERGRRGTLVR, encoded by the exons ATGGATTTTGACTCGGCTGATATCCCCCCTATCCCAACGCGCGCCCACAATCACCATGCTCACTCTCGACGACGCTCTCTCCAAGGCCCCTCCTCGTCAAAGCGCAATTCCGGTCTTCCCCCCGCCAGCCCGGAAGTCATCtccaacctcatcaccagcctgAGCGTCATCTCGAGGCCTGCGACGAATCACTTCGAGGCGTCGCCCACGAGCCTGTCACTACCCGCGAGTCCTGGGAACGGTAGCTTTGGTGTGGACTACGGAGCGTTTCATCAGCCTAGCCTCGACGACCTGAGACAAGACCCCGTGTCACTCGACGAACTCGCGGCGTTACCTCCTGTCATACGCACCTCGAAACCCCCCAGCGGTTATTCACCTCTGACAGCGACAAAAAGCCCtagaagtccaagaagtccaagcCGCGAAGGTTCCGGTGGGCTGCGATCATTTATTCGAAATAGCACATCCCGGCCGTCGTCGAAAGGATCTTCAGCTGCGTCCAAGAACGATGATGCCCAGAGTATAGGGAACCTTTCGATCGAACGTCGCGGTGCCTCGACCCCCGAACTGAACCACAAACAATCACACGACAGCTGGGGTAGGAAAACATCAACGAGGAGTCAAAAGGGCCTCATGTACATGAGTTCCAAGGAGCGTCTGCGGGAGAAGGAAGCCGAGAGGAAGCGGGTTTCGGGCGGAGTctcggcttcatcttctggtgCTCTTCCTGGCGAGAGTGTTCACAGCGGTGGGCGCAGTGATCCATTCTTTGCTGAGACTGCGATCCGTGAAGAGTCACATTACGAGCTGCCAATCGAACGCCCGATGAATTCACCTTGCGCTATCCCGGCGCGGAATTCGAGTCTTGCAAAGACGGGCCCGCAGAAGAGATCGAGCGCGAGGAGGTCAAGACGGGAGGATGGTACGACGAATGATGTGATTCCAGAAGGCGAGGAACACAGAACTCGGGATCGGGAGTCAAGCCGAAGGAAACAGAGTCATTCTGGCCATGTTCAATCAAGATCATCCACCCGATCGCCAGTTTATGGCCTCAAGGACGCATCTCCGTCAAAGAGCACCAGCGTAGCGGGCAGAAGTTTCCTCGATGTTAATGACGGCTtcagcgacgaagaagatgagggcgCTCCATTTCCTGCCGTGGCTCAAGGTCGAAAGCGGGATCAGAGCAATGACCGCAATGATCGGAGAAGATCTGGTCGACAGAGCCCGGCACCAAATGAGGCCGTCAAAGTCAAGCGCAGCAGTTCCCGCCTGAAGCGTTTGTCTGCACCACTGAATCACAAAATCGACGAACGAGCCCGCGATTCACCCAGTCCCCAACCAGTGCAGAACCATGCACCTGCTGGTTACGAGCGTCCTCAATCCGCCGACTCAGTCGACGATGCCGTCGAGTCTTATTTGTGCTCTCCACGTTTATCGCAGAAGATTCGACATCCTCAAACGGGTCGTGTCATATCCTTCTCAGAAGTCGGTGACTCGGAAGGTTCTGCGGTTTTTTGCTGCGTTGGAATGGGATTGACGAGATACATCACCGCCTTTTATGATGAGCTGGCACTGACATTAAAGCTGCGGCTTATTACCCCAGATCGACCGGGTGTTGGCGATAGCGAGCCTTATTCTGATGGCACTGCTACGCCGCTGAGTTGGCCAG ATGATGTTTATGCTATTTGCCAGACCCTCAAGATCACCAAGTTCTCTATTCTCGCTCACTCCGCCGGCGCCATTTACGCACTTGCTACAGCTCTTCGAATGCCTCAACACATCCGCGGTCGAATACACCTCCTCGCGCCCTGGATCCCTCCCTCCCAAATGAACGTCTTCGGTACCTCACAAACCCTCCCTCCAACCAACGCTATCCCTACCTCGCAACGAATCCTCAGAGCACTCCCGACACCTATCCTCAAGGCTGcaaatagtagctttatgACCGCCACGAGTAGCTCAATCACCAGTTCATTACCCAAAACACCACGACGAGGCAAGCGAAGGAATAATGGCGGTCGAGACAGCACAGCTAGTTCGCGTAACGTCACCCCGAGCTTGGATAAAGAGAACGTGTATAACAAATCACCCGGTCACGGTGACACAGAATTGGAACCTCCCAATGCTTCCGAGAACATGGACAGAATGAGCATTCCACAAGGCACAAGAGGCGATTCAGATATCATCGCAGCCGCGGCGGACGCCATGGCAGATAAGGAACGCCAAATGACCTACGATCTCCGATTAACCCACGCCATCTGGGAACTCGCCACAACAGGCGCAAACCCCGCCGTCGACCTCCTCGTCTGCCTCGAGCGCCGTCACACAATCGGCTTCCGCTACGTCGACATCACAAGACCCGTCGTCATCCACCACGGCAGCAGAGATACCCGCGTCCCCGTCGATAACGTGAAATGGCTCGGTAAAACGATGCGGCGCTGCGAAGTTCGTGTTCTCGAGGGTGAAGGGCACGGTCTCATGGCTAGCGCGAGTGTCATGGGCTCTGTGCTCATGGAGATGAGTAAAGAATGGGAGGATTGGATGAAGGTCACTGGTGCAGATGGGAGGAAAGATCGTGAGAGGGGACGACGAGGGACACTCGTGCGATAA
- a CDS encoding hypothetical protein (EggNog:ENOG41) has product MDGLDEFEKSLAAEKAERERAERDHDEKRHRKHRHHRHDSERERDRDGDRDGHRHRHRRRHDDEDDGHRSKRSRHSRDDEDGHRSRRHGDDRHRKTTDPKDDLPIPDEEKPASQDPVVRSKSLQRDSWMTAPSSIEVDYIHRPDKNKSPPPKPEPKRVVSKREINTHINDINEGKSIDDLDIPSEPTVNYTFGDAGSSWRMTKLRAVYTAAEESGRPIEDVAMERFGDLRYFDDAREEKEEMERRKIYGKDYKGHDKPTGDLYHERIKNQRKDSPPPEPEQGTIIPDTRPQSTPVMDQSALNRLRAQMMKAKLRRAPNAAQLEEEYNKAAAMFATAQSNPEAVVLSVMDNRQLAGTRNEAKAITNKRGRERGNVEENTEMTIDDMVREERRTKNQAGGEGLRLAERIAKDGKFDNDLDYMDENAEKLAKRLHKSDINLKNMAVSEFQKMSRALDNCPLCHHEDKNQPPLAPVIALGTRAFLTLATEPEISPGGAVIVPLAHRANLLECDDDEWEEIRNFMKSLTRMYHEQGREVVFYENAAQPHRRMHAAMVAVPIPYEEGATAPAYFKEAFLSSDEEWSQHRKIIDTGAKARDGMGRSAFRRSIAKEMPYFHVWFTLDGGLGHIIEDAGRWPKGDLFAREVLGGIVDAEPHVMKKQGRWMRGDPRVEGFKKGWRKFDWTRMLAEG; this is encoded by the coding sequence ATGGACGGCCTAGACGAGTTTGAAAAGTCGCTGGCCGCTGAGAAGGCCGAGAGGGAGCGCGCAGAACGCGACCACGACGAAAAGCGACATCGCAAACACAGACATCACCGACACGACTCGGAACGCGaaagagacagagacggAGACAGAGACGGACATAGACATCGCCACCGTCGGAGacacgacgacgaagacgatggtCACCGAAGTAAGCGCTCACGCCATTCGcgcgacgacgaagatggccACCGATCGCGACGGCACGGCGACGACCGGCATCGTAAGACAACAGACCCCAAAGATGATCTCCCCATTCCCGACGAAGAGAAGCCGGCCAGCCAAGACCCAGTCGTCCGATCGAAATCCCTCCAGCGAGACTCTTGGATGACAGCTCCCTCCTCCATCGAGGTCGACTATATCCACCGACCCGACAAGAACAAGTCACCACCTCCGAAACCCGAGCCAAAGCGTGTCGTGTCCAAGCGCGAGATCAACACTCacatcaacgacatcaacgAAGGCAAGTCCATCGATGACCTTGACATTCCATCCGAACCAACTGTAAATTACACCTTTGGCGACGCTGGCTCTTCATGGCGAATGACCAAGCTCAGAGCTGTATACACGGCAGCTGAAGAAAGCGGTCGTCCCATTGAAGATGTCGCGATGGAACGGTTTGGCGACCTGCGATATTTCGACGACGCGcgggaagagaaggaagagatggaGCGACGCAAAATCTACGGGAAAGACTACAAGGGCCACGACAAGCCAACAGGGGACCTCTACCACGAGAGGATCAAGAACCAGCGCAAAGACTCACCACCTCCCGAGCCTGAACAAGGAACAATTATTCCAGACACGCGTCCTCAATCAACTCCCGTGATGGACCAAAGCGCACTTAACCGTCTCCGTGCCCAAATGATGAAAGCGAAACTCCGCCGTGCCCCGAATGCCGCACAGCTCGAAGAAGAATACAacaaagcagcagcaatgTTTGCCACAGCCCAATCCAACCCCGAAGCCGTCGTTCTCAGCGTAATGGACAATCGGCAGCTCGCCGGTACACGCAACGAAGCCaaagccatcaccaacaaacgCGGTCGCGAGCGCGGAAACGTCGAGGAGAACACAGAAATGACAATCGACGACATGGTCCGCGAGGAACGTCGTACAAAGAACCAAGCTGGCGGTGAGGGTCTCCGTCTAGCAGAACGCATCGCAAAGGACGGCAAGTTCGATAACGATCTGGACTACATGGACGAAAACGCCGAGAAGCTCGCCAAGCGCCTGCACAAATccgacatcaacctcaaaaaCATGGCCGTATCCGAGTTTCAGAAAATGTCCCGCGCTCTCGACAATTGTCCCCTGTGCCACCACGAAGACAAGAACCAACCGCCCCTCGCACCCGTCATCGCCCTCGGAACACGCGCCTTTCTCACCCTCGCGACCGAACCAGAGATCTCCCCCGGCGGCGCCGTCATCGTCCCCCTCGCACACCGCGCGAATCTCCTAGAgtgcgacgacgacgagtgGGAGGAGATACGAAACTTTATGAAGAGCTTGACACGAATGTATCACGAACAGGGTCGCGAGGTCGTATTCTACGAAAACGCAGCGCAGCCCCATCGCCGCATGCACGCAGCCATGGTCGCCGTCCCGATCCCCTACGAAGAAGGCGCCACGGCACCCGCGTACTTCAAAGAGGCGTTCCTGTCATCCGACGAGGAGTGGAGTCAGCATCGCAAGATCATCGACACAGGCGCAAAAGCGCGCGACGGCATGGGCCGTTCCGCATTTAGACGCTCTATCGCGAAGGAGATGCCGTATTTTCACGTGTGGTTTACGCTAGATGGCGGATTGGGCCATATTATTGAAGATGCGGGTCGTTGGCCGAAGGGCGATCTTTTCGCGCGTGAAGTCTTGGGGGGCATTGTTGATGCGGAGCCGCATGTTATGAAGAAGCAGGGGCGCTGGATGAGGGGCGATCCTAGAGTGGAGGGCTTCAAGAAGGGATGGCGGAAGTTTGATTGGACGAGGATGCTCGCGGAGggataa
- a CDS encoding hypothetical protein (EggNog:ENOG41~CAZy:CE10~MEROPS:MER0034665) has product MRSLANQEREAIARKSMMKLAPQLRIQNHTIPSRDGSIIPARSYRPVDAPENALLPLYIHLQGGGFMFGTLDAEDAICARIAVESNVAVLNIDYRHTPEFTYPTQWNDAEDAFEWAHDNMDMMFWDPDKVIIGGISAGAWLSASFALQKHLNRTTEKRPPIAGQVLMIPCLAHLDCYEPQLRKMKSESISSYKTNVAAPMLTVEELRWFTNLLEIENPDVNDLKINPGNASPEQVKGMPPTVLGVVGLDPLRDEALLYGKMLAEAG; this is encoded by the coding sequence ATGAGAAGTTTGGCGAaccaagaacgagaagcTATCGCCAGAAAGTCCATGATGAAACTCGCGCCTCAACTACGGATACAGAATCACACCATACCTTCTCGTGATGGGAGCATCATACCAGCACGGAGTTATCGGCCAGTCGATGCACCGGAAAATGCCTTGCTCCCATTGTATATACACTTGCAGGGCGGTGGATTTATGTTTGGCACGCTGGATGCTGAGGATGCGATATGTGCACGTATAGCCGTCGAGTCGAATGTGGCTGTTCTGAACATTGATTACAGACATACGCCGGAGTTTACATATCCCACGCAATGGAATGATGCAGAAGATGCCTTTGAGTGGGCTCATGACAACATGGATATGATGTTCTGGGACCCGGACAAAGTCATTATTGGTGGAATATCGGCTGGTGCTTGGTTATCTGCGTCTTTCGCCTTACAAAAACATCTCAATCGTACAACAGAGAAAAGACCTCCCATCGCAGGCCAAGTTCTCATGATACCATGTCTGGCGCACCTTGATTGCTATGAGCCTCAGCTGAGAAAGATGAAAAGCGAGTCTATCTCATCTTACAAGACAAATGTTGCAGCACCGATGCTTACTGTTGAGGAACTCCGCTGGTTCACAAATTTGCTGGAGATCGAGAACCCGGATGTTAATGATTTAAAGATCAACCCGGGGAATGCGTCGCCAGAACAAGTAAAAGGCATGCCTCCTACTGTTCTTGGTGTAGTAGGCCTGGATCCTCTTCGAGACGAAGCTCTTCTTTATGGGAAGATGTTGGCAGAAGCTGGGTGA
- a CDS encoding hypothetical protein (EggNog:ENOG41) has product MTSNLSSRITPRPGELPDAKRDALRAFEVLKEGGVIIAPTDVGYGMMAASAEAIERIFIAKKRKAGHSMGVIGTYDLLKRLYDLPDEKYTIVRTFTEELGLTVAFVGKMKESAHELIPNVERVVKNGTLGFAIGEGPFSRELARLNDENGLVMVGSSANLTDQGQKFRVEDIESEIIEAADLVVNYGRQKWHLYGRAGTILDLNNERVLRIGANYENIREKLIDLFGWSAPEDPDYDMTGKKTIGFSIKGDSGS; this is encoded by the coding sequence ATGACTAGCAACCTCTCATCTCGAATTACACCGCGGCCTGGCGAGCTTCCAGACGCAAAGCGGGACGCTCTCAGGGCCTTCGAAGTTTTGAAAGAGGGCGGCGTCATAATCGCCCCAACGGATGTCGGATACGGTATGATGGCCGCAAGCGCCGAGGCGATCGAACGtatcttcatcgccaagaaGCGAAAAGCAGGACATTCCATGGGCGTCATTGGAACATACGACCTTCTCAAGCGACTATACGATCTTCCAGATGAGAAATACACCATCGTCCGAACGTTCACAGAAGAATTAGGATTGACGGTTGCTTTCGTTGGAAAGATGAAAGAGTCAGCGCATGAGCTCATCCCGAATGTTGAGCGGGTTGTCAAGAACGGTACTTTAGGTTTCGCAATCGGCGAAGGTCCTTTCTCACGGGAACTTGCGCGGCTAAACGATGAGAATGGTTTGGTTATGGTAGGCAGCAGTGCCAACCTCACGGATCAAGGACAGAAGTTTCGAGTTGAAGACATTGAGTCTGAGATTATTGAAGCAGCTGATTTGGTTGTCAACTACGGTCGGCAGAAGTGGCATTTGTATGGGAGGGCTGGGACTATCTTGGACTTGAATAATGAACGTGTCTTGAGGATTGGGGCAAACTATGAGAATATAAGGGAGAAGTTGATTGATTTGTTCGGATGGAGTGCTCCAGAAGATCCGGACTACGATATGACCGGGAAGAAGACGATTGGCTTCTCAATCAAGGGAGATTCAGGCAGTTAA